In Fibrobacter sp. UWH4, a single genomic region encodes these proteins:
- a CDS encoding GIY-YIG nuclease family protein has product MQPVCGIYQITNLVNGKSYIGQSINISSRWKQHTQSLDKIKNPDEENPLRRAFCKYGLTQQVSQPGIYGNFKFEVLLECDRDSLTEYEYAKIDELQPEYNRMMCPPSPDRMWPRKDNNNQEFCYVQYHNYDALRYIPGEESILNNQAEDFSTTVSKKRDCLKLKGQKIYLILGIKQDFHK; this is encoded by the coding sequence ATGCAACCCGTCTGCGGTATTTACCAAATCACAAACTTAGTCAATGGAAAAAGTTACATTGGACAATCCATCAACATTTCAAGCAGATGGAAACAGCATACGCAATCACTTGATAAAATCAAGAATCCTGATGAAGAAAATCCACTCCGCAGAGCATTTTGCAAATACGGGCTAACGCAACAAGTTTCGCAACCGGGTATCTATGGCAATTTCAAATTTGAAGTTCTTTTAGAATGTGACAGAGATAGCCTAACAGAATACGAATACGCAAAAATAGACGAGCTTCAACCAGAATATAACAGAATGATGTGTCCACCTAGCCCCGACAGAATGTGGCCTAGAAAGGACAACAACAATCAAGAATTCTGCTATGTGCAATACCATAATTACGATGCGTTAAGATACATACCTGGAGAAGAATCCATTCTAAACAATCAAGCAGAAGATTTTTCAACCACAGTATCAAAAAAAAGAGACTGCTTAAAACTGAAAGGCCAGAAAATCTACTTAATTCTTGGAATAAAACAGGATTTTCACAAATGA
- a CDS encoding DNA/RNA nuclease SfsA gives MLKRKSQFTALVEIDGEELVAHIPTTNRIGDVENKNLPCLLSYHDDPKRKLKYDIEAVLLSDDENWIGINQILSNRLVEFFLKEHELDAIVPDFDSVQREVKLGISKLDFKVGDTYMEVKTPLTTINVKYGQDIKTLPPKPFSSTDRMVKHLKELAGSLKNHEKAVFLQVFQYRITERKERLRSTHYEEVSQTFKEASEAGVEFWEVQMDFRLEGVTLYNVTKSADL, from the coding sequence ATGTTAAAAAGAAAGAGTCAGTTTACTGCTCTGGTAGAGATAGATGGTGAGGAACTTGTTGCTCATATTCCGACAACAAATCGTATCGGAGATGTGGAGAATAAGAATCTGCCCTGCCTTCTTTCATATCATGATGATCCAAAGCGTAAACTAAAATATGATATAGAAGCGGTGCTTCTTTCCGATGATGAAAACTGGATAGGGATTAATCAGATTCTTTCCAACAGACTTGTAGAGTTCTTTCTAAAAGAACATGAACTGGATGCGATCGTGCCCGATTTTGACAGTGTCCAGCGAGAGGTTAAACTGGGAATATCCAAACTTGATTTCAAAGTCGGAGATACCTATATGGAAGTAAAGACTCCGCTGACAACTATCAATGTAAAATATGGACAGGACATTAAAACACTACCACCTAAGCCGTTTTCATCAACAGATAGGATGGTAAAACATCTTAAGGAACTTGCAGGCTCTCTTAAGAATCATGAGAAGGCTGTTTTTCTCCAGGTGTTTCAGTATCGCATTACCGAAAGGAAAGAAAGACTCCGTTCAACACATTATGAAGAGGTTTCTCAAACCTTCAAAGAGGCATCAGAAGCAGGTGTTGAGTTTTGGGAAGTTCAGATGGATTTTAGACTGGAAGGAGTAACTCTTTACAACGTAACGAAAAGTGCAGATCTATAA